DNA sequence from the Acidobacteriota bacterium genome:
CTGCTCACGCTCAGCCAGCCAGAGCCAGCTTTGCATGACCGCCGTGAATCCGACCGCGACACGCAACAGCAACAGGCCCGCGCCAGGCCAGCCTGCTGGGAATGAGGAAAACGATCTTTGCAACGCGCGCCTCCTTTCTGAGTCGTTGATAAACCGCGAGCGCACTTCAGGCTGAAGAGTAAAGGCAGCGGTCAGAAAGGGAAATTCCCGTAGAGCGGAATCTTTTGCTACCACTTTTGTGGTACGCGCGTTTGCGCCAAAGCGGTGTCTCAAAGCTGGATGATGCCGCGGCGAACGGCGATGGCGACCGCTTGCGTGCGATCACTGGCGTCCAGTTTTTCCATGATGTGCTTGATATGAACCTTGACGGTTTCTTCGGAAATGAAAAGCTGTTCGGCGATGTCGCGGTTGCGATTGCCTCCGGCCACGTGCCGCAGCACTTCGATTTCGCGTTCGGTGAGGGATTCATCGCCCAGGTGCTCGGCGAGTTGCGCGGCGAGTTCGGGCGGAATGCGCTTTTTGCCGGCGTGCACCTGGCGAATGGCTTCGACCAGTTCTTTGGGCGGCAGGCTTTTGAGCAGATAGCCGCGCGCGCCGGCTTCGAGCGCGCGTTGCGCTTCCACGTCGCCTTCAAACGTGGTCAGCATAATGATGCGGGCTGCGGGGAAATCCGCGCGGATGGCGATCAACGCATCAATGCCGCTCATATCGGGCAGGCGCAAATCCATCAACGTCACATCCGGTTGCTGTTGTTGATAGGTTCGAATCGCCTCGCAACCGGTGGCCGCTTCCGCCGCCAGCAACATGTCGGGTTGATTGTTGATGATGGCGGCGATGCCTTCGCGCAGCAGCGGATGGTCGTCCACGCAAAAGACGCGGATGCGGGCTTGTTCACTCATTGATTCTCCTTCTCTGGCTTCTCTAGATCGGTTTTCACTTCGGTGTACGGGAAAACACTGAGCGGCGGGACGGTACCGCGCGCGTCAGCAAGCGGTGTTTGAGCCGTTGAACCATTGGTGCAACGACGCTGTGCCGCTTGCTGACGCGCGCGGTACCGTCCCCACACGCTGCCCCGTATACGCAATTGCAAACTGATCTAGTACTCCATCAAGCTGAAAATGAGGGATGTAGGGCGGGATTAAATCCCGCCCTACATCCCGGATGCGCTCTCAGCATCCATCACTTACAGCTTGATGGAGTACTAGCTTCTCCGGTTCAAGACTTTCTTTTCGTGTCGCGCCAGTACCAGCGCCAATACCAACCAGCCAGCCATCTGGGCCAACGCGCCACGGGCTGGTGTGGAAAGGCAAGCTGACCGGGTACGGAAAGTTCGACTTCCGTGCCCGCGTTGGCGCGGCTGCGCACCTTGAGGCGCGCGCCGATGCGTTCCGCCCGTTCCTGCATGCCCGTCAGTCCCCAATGGCCCGCGCGCCCGGCGCTCAGCACTTGCGGGTCTATCCCGCAACCGTCGTCGCGCACGCACAGACGCAAATGCTGGGCGGCGTATTCCAATTCGACTTCGATGCTCTCGGCCCGGGCATGGCGAAAGGCGTTGACCAGGGCCTCGCGGCCTATGCGATAGGTTTCATCGCGCAGCAGCGGATGCAAGGCGCGGGGCCGCCCTTCGACAATGACGCGAAAGCGCACCGGCGACAGCAAGGCGAGTTCCTGCGGCAACCGGGAAAAGGCCTGTTCGAGATCAAGCGCCTGACTGTCAGCGGCGCGGATGCCGCGAATGGCGTTGCGACCCTCTTCAATGACCTGCCCCATCAGTTGCCCGACGCGGCCTAACAAAGGCTTCGCGGGTGTATCCTCCGGCAATTGATCCACGGCCACATGCAATTGCATGGAAGCGCTGATACAACCTTGCAACAAGGTATCGTGCAATTCCTGCGCGATGCGCGTGCGTTCGGCCAGCCGCTCTTCAAAGCGCACATTCATTTGCCGGGTCATTTGGCGCAACCGTAAGCGATACAGTCCCAGCATCAGCAAGCCGCCCGCCAGCACGGGGGCCAACCGGAACCACCAGGTTTGCCAGAACAGCGGGGTGATTTGAAAAGCGAGCGTGGCCTCCGCGTCATTCCAACGGCCATCGGCATTGCTGGCGCTAACCCGGAAGCGATACGGGCCCGGATTGAGGTTGGTATAAACGGCTTCACGCGCAGTCTGTGGCGCGTTCCAACCCGCCTCGAAGCCATCGAGTTTGTAGCGGAACCGCACCTGCTGGGGCAGCGTCAGACTCAGCCCGGCAAAGCCAAACGTCAGCCGTTGGCGCGCGGCTGAAATACGCAGCGGCTCGTTCAGAGCCAGCGGCTGCCCGTCCGCCAAAATCGTTTCCAGGTGCACCAGCGCCGGCGCCGCGTTGCTAGACAGCCGCGCCGGATCGGCCACCGCCAGACCGCGATTCAGCGAGAACCAGATGCGTCCCCGTGCATCCGCCACGACAGACTGGAAGCGCTTGACGCCCGCGACACTGGGCAAGCCGTCCGCCAGACCGAATTCGCGCACCTCAGCCTCGCCGGGCGTGCCGCCCAGCAAGCCGTCGCGCCTGACTCGCAACACGCGATTGGCCGTCGCCAGCCAGATGGCTCCTTGCTGGTCAGCGGCGATGCCTAAAATAGGTTCATGCAAGGCTGCCGGTCGTACCAGCAAGGGCTGGAAGCGGCCCGAATGAAAAGCGGCGAGGCCCGCGTTGGTGCCGATCCACAGCACGCCCAGCGCATCTTCGCTCAGACAATTCACGGCGTCTGAGGGCAGACCGTCGCTGGCCGTGTAGGTTTGCCACCGGCCATTCGACCAGGCGCTCAAACCGTTCGGCGTCGCCACCCAGAGCGTGCCATCAAAACTTTCCAGCAGCGCCAGCACCGTGTTTGAGGCGAGGCCCTGGGCCTGTGTATACGTCGTGAATTTGCCCGCGCTGAACCGGCTGAGGCCGCCGTTGAGCGTACCGGCCCAGACGCTGCCATCGCGCGTGCGGCAAACCGCATAAACGCTGTTTTGCGCCAGCCCTTCGGCCTGTGTGTACGTGATCGCGCTCGCCGCGCCGCCGCGCAGGCGCAATTGCGTCAACCCGCCGCGCTGCCTGCCGATCCACAGCTCGCCGCCTCCGCCCGCGAGCGCATACACTACGTCTTTGTCCAAGCCAGCGACCGTGACGCGCCCGCGCTGTCCGGTTTGCTCCCGCCAGTGCAACCCGCCCGTCAGCGGCGCCAGCCACACGCGGTTTTCCGCGTCCACATACAGCGGCCCGTTCTTTTCGGCGGGCAAATCTGTCAGCGCTAAAAACGTGGCCTCGCGCAACCGTTCGAGGCCGTTGGCCCGACCGATCCAGAGATTGCCTTCCCGATCTTCAAACACCGCTGTCACAGCCTTGCTCGTGCCGCGCGCGTCTTCGGCCAAAGCGGCTACGCCCTGGGCATTGAACCGCAGCAAGCCATGCGCGTTAGTGCCCACCCAGATGTTTGCATCACGATCACGAGTCAGCGTCAGCGCCTGAACGTGTGTCAGCGCGGCGGGCAGCCCGGCTTGCGACAGTTCAGACCCATTCCAGCGCACGACCCCGCGATCAGTGCCGATCCATAATTCCCCCTTTTCAGCCGGCAGCAAACAATTGATCTTCCGGTCAGGCAGCCCCTCGGTGAGATTGACTGTCTGTGCGCCGCTCAGCCGGAACAGTCCTGTATCCCGCGTGCCCAGCCAGAGGTCTCCGTTGGGCACCTCCGCCATTGCAATCACCAGGAAGTTAGGCCGGTTGGACATCGGCGCGAGCGTCACCAATTTCCCTGCTTTGTATTTGAGCGTGCCGTTGACGAGGGTTGAAAATAGCAATTCGCCACTGGCCCCCCGCACCATCGCGGTCACGCCGGGTTCCGCCCGCGCGAGCGCCGTCAGGACATTCTCAAATTTCCCGGCGCG
Encoded proteins:
- a CDS encoding response regulator transcription factor, which codes for MSEQARIRVFCVDDHPLLREGIAAIINNQPDMLLAAEAATGCEAIRTYQQQQPDVTLMDLRLPDMSGIDALIAIRADFPAARIIMLTTFEGDVEAQRALEAGARGYLLKSLPPKELVEAIRQVHAGKKRIPPELAAQLAEHLGDESLTEREIEVLRHVAGGNRNRDIAEQLFISEETVKVHIKHIMEKLDASDRTQAVAIAVRRGIIQL